In the genome of Rhodamnia argentea isolate NSW1041297 chromosome 3, ASM2092103v1, whole genome shotgun sequence, one region contains:
- the LOC115726860 gene encoding serine/threonine-protein kinase-like protein ACR4, with protein MTESDAKEIGYDLVMALLSSSVIILGILLAISCKKKPAESEEALPVKVCTRAYPLTDIDSATDGFNPARMIGQGRVGTVYAAALASGELVAVKRIHSGLVLSHAGFRFSSVIKTISLALHPNIVPIFGFSQAPGERILVTEFVGLGSLEFYLHQNTDGASLLDWTRRVRIAAGAARGLEYLHEGMVPSIVHGCVKASNILIDPNFCARVSDYGLAFLAPRERRGLIGFVDDEYWSERGGSFLACKETDVYGFGVVLLELLSGRRCEEGLLVNWALPLIKDMRFGELLDPRLVIPGDLKPLVRLARVALACVGNTRKNRPSIAQVAVILNNLERDIRS; from the coding sequence ATGACAGAGAGCGACGCCAAGGAAATCGGTTACGATCTGGTGATGGCTCTATTATCTTCTTCTGTGATCATTCTCGGGATCCTCCTTGCGATATCGTGCAAGAAAAAGCCGGCCGAGTCCGAAGAAGCGCTTCCGGTCAAGGTTTGTACGCGGGCATACCCTTTAACCGATATTGATTCTGCTACAGACGGTTTCAACCCCGCAAGAATGATTGGCCAGGGCCGGGTCGGGACGGTTTATGCTGCCGCCCTAGCCAGTGGTGAACTCGTCGCCGTGAAGAGGATTCATTCGGGCCTCGTCTTGAGCCATGCAGGCTTCAGGTTCTCGTCCGTGATCAAGACGATCTCTTTGGCTCTACACCCGAACATAGTCCCCATCTTCGGGTTTTCACAAGCGCCGGGAGAGAGGATATTGGTAACCGAGTTTGTTGGCTTGGGAAGCTTGGAATTCTATTTGCATCAGAACACGGATGGGGCATCTCTTCTGGATTGGACCCGGCGGGTGCGGATCGCTGCCGGGGCGGCTCGGGGACTTGAGTACTTGCACGAGGGCATGGTGCCTAGCATAGTACACGGTTGCGTCAAGGCCTCCAACATCTTGATCGACCCCAATTTCTGCGCTAGGGTCTCCGACTACGGCTTGGCGTTCTTGGCGCCGCGCGAGAGGAGAGGCCTCATCGGATTCGTGGATGATGAGTATTGGAGCGAGAGAGGAGGGTCATTCTTGGCTTGCAAAGAGACTGATGTCTATGGATTTGGCGTGGTTTTGTTGGAGCTCTTGAGTGGGAGGAGGTGCGAAGAAGGCTTGCTTGTGAACTGGGCATTGCCTTTGATCAAGGACATGAGGTTTGGTGAGCTCTTGGATCCTAGGCTTGTGATTCCAGGTGACTTGAAGCCTCTCGTGAGGTTGGCAAGAGTTGCATTGGCTTGTGTGGGCAATACAAGAAAGAACAGGCCTTCCATCGCGCAGGTCGCGGtgattttgaacaatttggagAGGGACATTCGTTCTTGA
- the LOC115726880 gene encoding NAC domain-containing protein 73 gives MTWCNNSDQEGKALQNVVGDVSRGNCVADAEGSAVRMVTCPSCGHTIELQDQGTIPDLPGLPSGVKFDPNDQEILEHLEAKAAADVRKVHPLIDEFIPTLEGENGICYTHPEKLPGVSKDGQIRHFFHRPSKAYTTGNRKRRKVHGDADGGETRWHKTGKTRPVLVGGAVRGFKKILVLYTNYGRQRKPEKTNWVMHQYHLGDNEEEKDGELVMSKVFYQTQPRQCGSSVRDLSLDKRYAKGHQALHGPSVVDYYSYGNPNYMSNYDQASQNRESPPQLIPNLVVQGGGSSFIQFTADSSKGKLVRNRDGGGG, from the exons ATGACATGGTGCAACAACTCCGATCAGGAGGGGAAAGCTCTTCAGAATGTTGTTGGAGACGTCTCTAGAGGGAACTGCGTGGCCGATGCTGAAGGCAGCGCCGTCCGGATGGTAACGTGCCCTTCATGTGGCCACACTATTGAATTGCAAGATCAG GGCACAATCCCTGATTTGCCGGGCTTACCATCTGGCGTGAAGTTTGATCCGAACGACCAAGAAATTCTCGAGCATTTGGAGGCGAAAGCAGCGGCGGATGTGCGTAAAGTTCATCCTCTAATCGACGAATTCATACCAACATTAGAGGGTGAGAATGGGATCTGCTATACTCATCCCGAGAAGCTACCGG GAGTGAGCAAAGACGGTCAAATCCGCCACTTCTTTCACCGGCCCTCGAAGGCCTACACGACCGGGAACAGGAAACGGAGGAAGGTGCATGGCGATGCGGATGGCGGTGAGACGAGATGGCACAAGACGGGCAAGACCCGCCCTGTCCTCGTTGGCGGGGCGGTGAGAGGGTTCAAGAAGATCCTGGTGCTCTACACGAACTACGGGAGGCAACGGAAGCCCGAGAAGACGAACTGGGTGATGCATCAGTACCACCTTGGCGACAACGAGGAGGAGAAAGACGGCGAGCTGGTGATGTCCAAGGTTTTCTACCAGACGCAGCCCAGGCAATGCGGGTCGAGCGTTAGGGATCTGTCCCTAGACAAGAGATACGCGAAGGGTCATCAGGCGTTGCATGGCCCGAGCGTGGTCGATTATTACAGCTACGGTAACCCTAACTACATGTCGAATTACGACCAAGCGAGCCAAAACAGGGAAAGCCCACCGCAGTTGATTCCGAATTTGGTGGTACAAGGTGGCGGGTCTTCGTTCATCCAGTTCACAGCGGACTCAAGCAAAGGGAAGCTTGTAAGAAACAGAGATGGAGGTGGTGGTTGA
- the LOC115726870 gene encoding NAC transcription factor 32-like, translating into MEGSVHRNACAPLLPPGFRFYPTDQELILHYLKEKVSSSSNPFLSVIADVDIYKYNPWELPGKAVFGEEEWFFFSPRNRKYPNGTRPNRTTAVGYWKATGGDKPILDSSESQCLGVKKALTFYRGRPPKGVKTSWVMHEYRLLEHNRHYSHRLGGTLLLDDWVLCRVRRKSSCKGAPGDEYNESNGSSSDQMTFNGILHGQECIQNSPILDSNEGQIGVLATQESEGGQRITSVDDFQDASPEFTTSEASSCNFGAPRVVPSFEEALESIKKTLSIADFDELALSNDQEVTLT; encoded by the exons ATGGAGGGATCAGTGCATCGTAATGCTTGCGCTCCTCTCTTACCACCAGGCTTCAGGTTCTATCCGACAGACCAAGAACTCATCCTCCATTACCTCAAAGAGAAGgtgtcttcttcctcaaacCCTTTCCTCTCTgtaattgctgatgtggacataTACAAGTACAATCCATGGGAGCTTCCTG GAAAGGCCGTGTTTGGGGAGGAAGAGTGGTTCTTCTTCAGCCCGAGAAACCGGAAGTACCCGAACGGCACTCGCCCAAATAGGACCACGGCAGTAGGCTATTGGAAAGCCACGGGGGGCGATAAGCCGATACTCGATTCCAGCGAATCACAGTGTCTCGGGGTTAAGAAGGCCCTGACCTTTTACAGAGGAAGGCCTCCGAAAGGAGTGAAAACCAGTTGGGTGATGCATGAGTACAGGCTTCTTGAACACAACCGTCACTATTCTCACCGGCTTGGAGGAACCCTGCTT TTGGATGATTGGGTCTTGTGCCGTGTCCGTCGAAAGAGTAGCTGTAAAGGTGCCCCTGGAGACGAGTACAACGAGAGCAACGGAAGCAGTTCCGATCAAATGACATTTAATGGGATCTTACATGGACAAGAGTGCATACAGAACTCGCCTATATTGGACTCTAATGAGGGTCAAATTGGTGTTTTGGCGACTCAAGAGAGCGAAGGAGGACAAAGAATAACAAGTGTTGATGACTTCCAAGACGCATCACCAGAATTCACTACTAGTGAAGCCTCCTCTTGCAACTTTGGAGCACCTAGGGTTGTTCCTTCCTTCGAAGAAGCCCTCGAGTCCATTAAGAAGACGCTTTCGATTGCAGATTTCGATGAGCTAGCACTGTCAAACGACCAGGAA GTGACCTTGACCTAG